A stretch of Elephas maximus indicus isolate mEleMax1 chromosome 20, mEleMax1 primary haplotype, whole genome shotgun sequence DNA encodes these proteins:
- the C20H3orf14 gene encoding uncharacterized protein C3orf14 homolog, whose product MIPLFAQEVRLSKRHEKVVSQRLMLLQQMKNKYGDQNTDKASQSQAAETAYKRNLSLLNDIEAAAKSLQTRIHPLPRPEVVSLEARYWASVKEYIPKWEQFLLGKAPYPIGAENQNEAEKEVQQ is encoded by the exons ATGATCCCCTTGTTTGCTCAAGAAGTTCGCCTTTCTAAAAGACATGAAAAAgt agTATCACAAAGATTAATGTTACTTCAACAAATGAAGAATAAATATGGAGATCAAAACACAGACAAGGCATCTCAGAGTCAAGCAGCTGAGACTGCTTATAAAAGGAACCTTAGTCTTTTAAAC GATATAGAAGCAGCAGCAAAGTCTCTACAGACCAGGATTCACCCACTTCCACGGCCTGAGGTGGTTTCTCTTGAG gctcGTTACTGGGCATCAGTAAAAGAATATATTCCCAAATGGGAACAGTTTCTTTTGGGAAAAGCACCATATCCTATTGGTGCTGAAAATCAAAATGAAGCAGAAAAAGAAGTACAGCAATAA